ATTCCCTACCGTGGCGGCGCTCCCGCCGTGACCGCGCTCATGGCTGGCGAGATCGACATGCTTACGGCGGATCTCGGGGCTGTGCTTGCGATGGAAGAGTCGGGCAAGCTGAAGATCCTGGCCGTGGCCGATACTCAACGCTCTCCCTTGTTGTCACAAGTTCCGACGGCCACCGAAGCCGGATTCCCGAACGTTGTGGCGGTCAATGTCTATGGCGTCTTCGCGCCTTCTGGAACGCCGAAGCCCATCCTGCGCAAGTTCTCCGACGCGTTGGCGCAAATCGTTGCGCAGCCCGGACTGAAAGAACAATTTGCCAAGCTCGGCCTGCAGATCGACAACCGGGGCTCGGACGCCTTCGAGGCGTTCCTGCGCACACAAACCTCGCAATGGGCGCCGATCGCAAAAGCCAGCGGCGTCCGGATCAACTGATGATTCCTTGCAATATGAGCACTTCCCTCGATCACACCCACGATCCGCATGCGCGCAGCTGGGTTGCCGCCGCAAACGACGATTCGTGCGAGTTTCCGCTTCAGAATCTTCCTTTGTGCGTGTTTCGGCCGGCACCGGATGCCGCGATGCGACCTGGTATTGGCATCGGAGACCAGGTGCTGGACCTTGGCCAGGCCGCGGCCTTGGGCCTGTTCGAGGCACTGCCAGAGCGGGTCGCGCACGTGCTCACCTGCCCGCGTTTGAACGAGCTGTTCGCGCTGGGACGAGAGGCGATGGCCACGCTGCGGCATTCGGCCTGGACCTTGCTTGAAGCCGGATACGCACGTCAGTCCGAGGTGCCGCTGCAGCCACTGGCGAAGGTCCAGTTCGGTCTTCCCTGCGACGTGGGTGACTACACGGACTTCTTTTCATCGCTGAACCATGCGATGAACACGTTCCGTCTTTTTCGACCGGGCCAGGTTTTTCTACCCAACTTCAAGCACCTGCCCATTGCCTATCACGGTCGTGCGTCATCCATCGTTGTCAGCGGTACACCCGTTCCCCGGCCGATCGGGCAGACTCGACCGACTCCCGAAGTTTCCCCTGAACTCGGCCCTTCCCGCAAGGTCGACTTCGAGGTCGAACTCGGCTTCTATGTCGGCGCCGGGAACGCATTGGGCAGGCGGATTGCCCTTGACGACGCAGAGGCACATCTGGTGGGCGTCTCCATCCTCAACGACTGGTCGGCTCGAGATTTTCAGGCCTGGGAGTCCCAGCCGCTTGGCCCCTTCTCGAGCAAGAACTTCAGCAGCTCCGTCTCTCCTTGGGTTGTCACCTTGGACGCGCTGGCCCCTTTCCGTGCGCCGCTGGCCCCTCGCTCGTCAGACGACCCCGCTCCATTGGGCTACCTGCACTCCACGGCGAACGAGTCGAGCGGTGCTTTCGATATCCGCATCGAGACCCTGTTGCAGACCGAAACCATGAGAATGAGAGGAGAGCCACCTGTCTGCATCAGCCGCGCCGCCTTTGCCCGCGATGCGTGGTGGACACCCGCGCAGATGGTCACGCACCATACCGTCAACGGCTGCAATCTCCGTCCTGGCGATCTGCTGGGAAGCGGCACCATCTCGGGGCCGGAAGAGGGCACGCAGGGCAGCATCCTCGAGTTGACTTTTGGCGGTTCTAGGCCGATCCAGCTGCCCGGCGGAGAGTCGCGTGCTTTCGTGGAAGATGGGGATGAGGTCACGCTTGTGGCCTGGTGTGAACGGCCAGGCTACCGCCGCATCGGCTTGGGAAGCTGCGCGGGCAGAATTCAGCCAACATCGGAGAACTGAGGATGAGCCGAATCATCGACATCTCGATCCCATTGGAGAACGACGTGCTCTCCGATCCGCCGCACCTAGCGCCGAAGATCACTTACTTCGAGCACCATGGCTCCGCGGACTCGATGTTGAAGTACTTTCCCGGTGCGACGCGCGAGGACCTTCCTGACGGGGCGGCCTGGGCCTTCGAGCGCGTGCAGTTGAACACCCACAATGGCACTCACCTCGATGCGCCCTACCACTTTCATCCCACGATGAATGGGGGAGAGCGGGCGATCACCATTGATGAGGTGCCGCTCGACTGGTGCTTCCAGCGAGGGGTCAAGCTCGATTTTCGTCATTTCGAGAACGGCTATGTGGTCACCGCGGCAGACGTCGAAAACGAACTTCGGCGCATCGGACACGCGCTGAAACCACTGGACATCGTGGTGGTTAACACTGCCGCTGGCGCGCGCTACGGTCACGACGACTTCGTTTCATCGGGTTGCGGCATGGGGCTGGAGGCCACGATGTATCTGCTGGAGCGCGGTGTCCGCCTCACCGGCACCGATGCCTGGAGCTGGGATGCACCATTCGCCTACACGGTGGAGCGGTTCCAGGAAACCGGCGATGCCGGTCTCATCTGGGAGGGCCACAAGGCGGGCCGACATATCGGCTACTGCCACCTCGAGAAGCTGGGCAACCTGGAGGCGCTGCCCTCATCCGGGTATCGCATCGCCTGCTTCCCGGTGAAGGTGAAGGGCGCGTCGGCAGGATGGACCCGGGCGGTCGCGATCCTGGACGACTAGAAACCGGCATTCCGGACCGCTTGCGTCGTTGGCGCATTTGCTCCGAACCCCCATCCGTTGGGCAACCACAACGTATGCCGCATGCGGCAGGCGGCGGCGCGTGGATGCGTTTCCCAGGCGCGCACCCGGGCCGCACTCGCCACATAGCAGCTATGGCAAGCGAGGCATTGGCCTATTGCGTGGCTGCTTCTAGAGTGCGTGATCAGCATGCCAAGCAAAGCACACGACACGAGGAAAGCCGTATTGAGCGTCACACCAATCTGCTGAAAGGATCTGTGAGCGCTGCGGCGGCTGTTCTTGCCGCGGCTCGGGCTGCGACTTGCCATGTTCGTTCAACAAGGAAATCCTGATATCGGCGTCATCCCACTGGGCGCCGAGAGTCATCTGCGGATGACTGCTCCCGCAGTCGTCGTTGCAGGGGGGAATTTCGCAGTGGTGCCAACAGGACATACGAATGTACAAAAAAATTGAGAACAAGCGCGCCCAAGAGGTCATCGACATGAGTCGCCGCAATGGGTTGGTCAGGTTATCCGCCTTTGCGAGCTCTCTGATGGTTCGCGGCGCATTGACATCGGCCGCATGGGGCATTGCAGCAAGCGGTGCCAGCTCATCGGCCCTGGCTGGCTCCTGCATCCTCAGCCCCGACGGAAGAACGGGACCCTTCTATACAGCCCTGAATCTGGTGCGCAGTGATTTACGGGAAGACCGCACGGGAGTCGTCCTCGACATCGATCTGGCGGTTCAGAATTCCGCGTGCTCGCCACTCGTAGGTGCTGCCGTGGCGATCTGGAACTGTGACAGCCGCGGGATGTACTCCGAGTATCCGAACGTCAATCCGGACGTTCCTGGGTATGCTCCAGTTCCCCTTGGCCAGGTGCCGTCCGAGGCCCCTCATTACCCCGAGCAGGATCTCAGCCAGAAATTCCTCCGCGGTGTGCAGGTCACCGACGAACGCGGTTTCGTTCGGTTTCGCGTCATCTATCCGTCGTGGTACGCAACCCGCACGCCACATATCCACGTGAAGGTCTATCCGGGGGCGGCAGTCGGCGACACCACCGCCTACACGGGACAGCTGTATTTTCCCGAGGCGATCAACACCACCGTGCTGAGCAACCCGCTGTACACCGGGCGAACCCAGCCCCGCGATACGTTGAACAACACAGACCGCCACTACGTGGCGATGGGCGGCCTGCAGAACGAGCTTCAGATTTCCAGCGTGGTGACAGGCTTGCAGGCTCGCAAGACCCTGGTGGTTCCTGTTTGAGCGATCAGCACAGGCACCGCAGCAAGAAGGGGCCCGCCAGAGTGGTGCCCGCTCAGGCGGGTTATGAGACCGCCCAGACCACATCCGGGTACGGAGCGCGAAAGGCGACCCCGATATATGACTCCATGAGCCGGTATGCGTGATCTCGCAAAGCAGTTGTGCGAATCAGGGGATGCGCATCTCGCCCACGCGTCGCTAGACTGAACCGACGCTACTGCACTGGAACATGCAATATGGAAGACCTGACTCAACTGAGAGTGACGATCGCTGACTACGTGGCCGTTCTCACGATGGACAGCCCACCGGTCAATGCCTTGACCCGGACTTTGAATGACGAGCTCACGCTCGCGCTGGATCGTATTTCAGAGATGGATGAGATTCGCGCGGTCGTTCTCACTGGTGCCGGCAAGTGCTTCTGCGCCGGCGCCGATCTCAAGGGACGCGCCGAAGTGATCAAGGGCCCCGGCGATCTGCCCGCACATTCGCGGCGTACCCGTGAGTGTTTTCACGCCATTCGTGAGTGTGCAAAGCCCGTGATTGCTGCGTTGAACGGCGCTGCGCTGGGATCGGGCCTCGCGATGGCTGCGTCTGCTGACATCCTGGTCGCTTCGGAGAGTTCGTTTCTGGGCCTGCCTGAAGTGGATGTGGGCTTGCTGGGTGGATGTCGCCATGCGATGCGTTTGTTCAGCCATTCGCGACTTCGCCGCATGATGCTGACTGGCTATCGGGTTTCCGGCGAAGAGCTCTATCGCCAGGGAGTTGTCGAGGCTTGCACCACGGCAGATCAGCTCATGCCGTTCTCACTCGAATTGGCCAGGACGATCGCTTCCAAGAGCCCTGTCTCTACCCGCATGGGAAAGCACACGCTCAATGTGATCGAGGACATGAGTTTGCGTGACGGCTATCGCTATGAGCAAGACATGACCGCGGTCATTGCCAAGACCGAAGATGCCAAGGAGGCGCAGGCGGCGTTTCGTGAAAAGCGGATACCAGTCTTTATTGGACGATGAATCTGGAGCGCTTCGCCATTGAGGTGCTCGTTTTAACGTTGGCGCTGCCACCGCGTCCAGCATCGATGCGCTTCGACTACGACAGCCGCGGCGTCAGGAATGATGCAGAAAGTCGGTGGAGTGGAGATCGCAACGCGCGGGGTATTTGACAAACTGCGCGTCCTGGCAGGCATCGTCAGGGGTAAGACGCAACTGGCGTGGCGCCACTGAATTGCATACGTTTCAAGTATCACGGTGGATATAAAAGCAGTATTTCCAAGTATCGATACGGAGCCATAGGATTCGCCGTATTGGAAATACCTGATGAAGACGGACAACAGATACTCGTCGACGGCGATCGCGATCCACTGGCTGGCTGCGCTGTTGATCTTTGGCGCCATCGCGATGGGGGTCTACATGACCAGCCTGCAGCTTTCGCCGACCAGGCTCAAGCTTTATAACTGGCACAAGTGGCTGGGCATCACCATCCTGGCGCTCTCGCTGGTGCGAGTGCTCTGGCGCGCAACGCATCGCCCGCCGGTTGATCTGCCCATGCCCGGTTGGCAGCGCCACGCGGCACATCTGACGCATTGGACGCTGTACGCGCTTTTTCTGGCGGTGCCGCTGGCGGGCTGGACCTACAGTTCCGCGTCCGGTTTTCCGGTGGTGGTGTTCGGTGTGCTCCCGCTACCCGACCTGGTGGCGCCGGACCGGTCCCTCGCGGAGGTGCTCAAGGCGCTTCATGTCGGCTTGGCCCTGGCACTGGGCGCGGTGATCGCCCTGCACGTGGCGGCGGTCTGCAAGCATCAATGGCTGGACCGCGACCAGATCCTGTTCCGCATGCTGCCCCGTGTATTTGGAAGGCAAGCACCATGAAGCCGTGGATCGTTGCCGCCGTCACTGGTTTCCTCGTCGCCGCCGCACCGGCGTGGGCGCAGAAGATTGAATCGGCCCAAAGCGAAATCGCGTTCACCATCCGGCAGCTCGGTGTACCGGTTGAAGGGCGTTTCACGAAGTTCAGCGGGAACATCGCCTTCGACCCGAAGAAGCCTGATACCGGCAAGGTGGCCTTTGTCATCGATACCGCCAGCGCCCGATTCGGCGCACCGGAGACCGACGAGGAGGCAGCGAAGGCCCCGTGGTTCAACGCCGCACGGTTCCCGCAAGCCAGCCTGGAGTCCACCGCCATCAGGGCGGCGGGCAGCGGCAAATACGAGGTGGCGGCCAAGCTGAGTATCAAGGGCGCCGCCAGAGACGTGAGTGTCCCGGTGACGTTGACGAAGAGCGGCGCGGTGACATTCGCCACCGGCGCATTCACGATCAAACGGCTGGATTTCAAAATCGGCGATGGAGAGTGGTCGGACACCTCGATGGTCGCCAATGAGGTCCAGGTGAAATTCAAGCTCGCGCTGTCAGGCATGGCAGCGCTTTAATCAACAGGCGGATCTCATGAAAAAACTCCTGCTCGCTCTCCTGGCGGCTTCGGCCTGCGTGGGGGCCCAATCGGCTACTTACAACCTCGATCCGCTGCACACGCACGTCATCTTCGAGATCGACCACATCATCTCGACCAACCGCGGCCGGTTCGACAGGAAGGAAGGGGCCGTGGAGTTCGATCCCCAGGCTCAGAAAGGCCGTGTCGACTTGACCGTGGATATGCTTTCCATCAACACCGGAGTGGCGCCTTTCAACAAGCAGCTCCAGGGCAAGGATTTCTTCAACGTGGAGCAGTTCCCGACTGCCAAGTTCACAGCCGACGACTTCGTCTTCAGCGGTGACAAGGTGGTGGAGGTCAATGGCAATCTCACGCTCGTGGGCAAGACCAACCCGGTCAAGCTGAAGGCGCTTCGCTTCACCTGCTTCGAGAACAAGATGCTCAAGCGTGAAGTTTGCGGCGGGGATTTCGAGGCAACCATCACGCGCAGCCAATGGGGCATGGTGTGGGGCATTGATCGCGGTTTTCCGGACAACCTGCGGCTGCTGATCCAGGTCGAGGGCATCAAGCAGTGACCGTGCCTGCCTGGGGCGCATGAAGTCTCCCCACGATTTTCAGTTCCGTGAGTTCGGGCGCTGCTGATGCCGATGGCCGACGTGGGCACGATGCTGGTTTTCGGTGCCGTTCTTTTGGGCGCGGGCTTCGTGGCGGGCTTCCTCGGCGGGATGATCGGCGCCGGCGGAGGGCTCATCGTCATTCCCATTCTCTATCACACCTTCACGGGTCTGGGGGTCGACCCGGCGGTGCGGATGCATCTAGTGGTCGGGACTGCGTTGGCCGCGGTCGTCCCAACCTCGCTGCTGGGCGCGCGTGCCCATTGGCTGCGAGGCAACGTCGATCGCACCATCGTCAAGCGGCTCGCTTTGCCGATCTTCTTCGGCGCGTCACTGGCCGGAGCCGTATCGGGTCATCTTGGCAACAGGGCGCTTAGCCTCGGCTTCGTACTGGCCGCTGCTTTGGTGTCGCTCAATATGATGCTGAAGACCGGCGTGAAGCTGGGCAACGGCTTGCCGGGCCGGTTCTGCACAGGCGTGATCGGAGCCGCAATCGGATCGGTCTCCACGCTGGTCGGCATTGGGGGCGCCACTCTGACGGTGCCCGTGCTCCATGCCTTTCGCACGCCGATGCCGGTCGCCGTGGGGACGGCAGCAACGCTCGGAGCGCTGATCGGGTTGCCGGGGGCGATCGCTTTCATGATCGGCGGCTGGGGTGATGTCCGCGTGCCGCCCGGAAGCCTTGGCTATGTCAATGGGGTGGCGGCGGCCCTTATCTTTCCGGCCAGTGCGGTTGCGGTTTCCTGGGGCGCCCGGTTCACACGGCAAGTGAACGAGCGTGCTCTTCGCGCCATGTTT
This Variovorax terrae DNA region includes the following protein-coding sequences:
- the fahA gene encoding fumarylacetoacetase, which codes for MGADRKSQRRPDQLMIPCNMSTSLDHTHDPHARSWVAAANDDSCEFPLQNLPLCVFRPAPDAAMRPGIGIGDQVLDLGQAAALGLFEALPERVAHVLTCPRLNELFALGREAMATLRHSAWTLLEAGYARQSEVPLQPLAKVQFGLPCDVGDYTDFFSSLNHAMNTFRLFRPGQVFLPNFKHLPIAYHGRASSIVVSGTPVPRPIGQTRPTPEVSPELGPSRKVDFEVELGFYVGAGNALGRRIALDDAEAHLVGVSILNDWSARDFQAWESQPLGPFSSKNFSSSVSPWVVTLDALAPFRAPLAPRSSDDPAPLGYLHSTANESSGAFDIRIETLLQTETMRMRGEPPVCISRAAFARDAWWTPAQMVTHHTVNGCNLRPGDLLGSGTISGPEEGTQGSILELTFGGSRPIQLPGGESRAFVEDGDEVTLVAWCERPGYRRIGLGSCAGRIQPTSEN
- a CDS encoding cyclase family protein, translated to MSRIIDISIPLENDVLSDPPHLAPKITYFEHHGSADSMLKYFPGATREDLPDGAAWAFERVQLNTHNGTHLDAPYHFHPTMNGGERAITIDEVPLDWCFQRGVKLDFRHFENGYVVTAADVENELRRIGHALKPLDIVVVNTAAGARYGHDDFVSSGCGMGLEATMYLLERGVRLTGTDAWSWDAPFAYTVERFQETGDAGLIWEGHKAGRHIGYCHLEKLGNLEALPSSGYRIACFPVKVKGASAGWTRAVAILDD
- a CDS encoding enoyl-CoA hydratase/isomerase family protein produces the protein MEDLTQLRVTIADYVAVLTMDSPPVNALTRTLNDELTLALDRISEMDEIRAVVLTGAGKCFCAGADLKGRAEVIKGPGDLPAHSRRTRECFHAIRECAKPVIAALNGAALGSGLAMAASADILVASESSFLGLPEVDVGLLGGCRHAMRLFSHSRLRRMMLTGYRVSGEELYRQGVVEACTTADQLMPFSLELARTIASKSPVSTRMGKHTLNVIEDMSLRDGYRYEQDMTAVIAKTEDAKEAQAAFREKRIPVFIGR
- a CDS encoding cytochrome b, which encodes MKTDNRYSSTAIAIHWLAALLIFGAIAMGVYMTSLQLSPTRLKLYNWHKWLGITILALSLVRVLWRATHRPPVDLPMPGWQRHAAHLTHWTLYALFLAVPLAGWTYSSASGFPVVVFGVLPLPDLVAPDRSLAEVLKALHVGLALALGAVIALHVAAVCKHQWLDRDQILFRMLPRVFGRQAP
- a CDS encoding YceI family protein, translated to MKPWIVAAVTGFLVAAAPAWAQKIESAQSEIAFTIRQLGVPVEGRFTKFSGNIAFDPKKPDTGKVAFVIDTASARFGAPETDEEAAKAPWFNAARFPQASLESTAIRAAGSGKYEVAAKLSIKGAARDVSVPVTLTKSGAVTFATGAFTIKRLDFKIGDGEWSDTSMVANEVQVKFKLALSGMAAL
- a CDS encoding YceI family protein translates to MKKLLLALLAASACVGAQSATYNLDPLHTHVIFEIDHIISTNRGRFDRKEGAVEFDPQAQKGRVDLTVDMLSINTGVAPFNKQLQGKDFFNVEQFPTAKFTADDFVFSGDKVVEVNGNLTLVGKTNPVKLKALRFTCFENKMLKREVCGGDFEATITRSQWGMVWGIDRGFPDNLRLLIQVEGIKQ
- a CDS encoding sulfite exporter TauE/SafE family protein, which translates into the protein MPMADVGTMLVFGAVLLGAGFVAGFLGGMIGAGGGLIVIPILYHTFTGLGVDPAVRMHLVVGTALAAVVPTSLLGARAHWLRGNVDRTIVKRLALPIFFGASLAGAVSGHLGNRALSLGFVLAAALVSLNMMLKTGVKLGNGLPGRFCTGVIGAAIGSVSTLVGIGGATLTVPVLHAFRTPMPVAVGTAATLGALIGLPGAIAFMIGGWGDVRVPPGSLGYVNGVAAALIFPASAVAVSWGARFTRQVNERALRAMFAAFLALTAARMLFSLP